In the Anaerolineae bacterium genome, GGCCGGCTCGCCACGGCCAGAGCGACCCGAGGACGATGAGCGCGAGGGCCGCCGGCGCGATGAAGCCGGTGCGCTTGGTCAGCAATGCCAACACAGCGCAGGACAGCATGCCCAACGCCCGTCCCCATGTCAGGCGTTCCCGCAGGGCGCCGGCGCCGCATACGAAGACCCCCGCGGAGAAGAACGCCGCCAGGTTGTCGTTGTTGGCGGCGGCGTGGATAAAGGCGAACATGGGCAGGCCGGCCGTGAATACCGCCGTGCCGGCCGCAAGGCCAGGATGACGCGGGAAGAGCCCTCGGCCGGCCAGCCACGCCATGACCACAATGCCGGCACCCAGCAGTGCCGAGAACCAGCGCACCAGCCGCAGTTGCGCCGCCGCATCCTG is a window encoding:
- a CDS encoding glycosyltransferase family 39 protein; its protein translation is MSMRWRGCWPAAGTAFLLFVLSLAHQALYLYLVPPWQGPDEPRHMEYILLMAEDAAPGTPAAAAIQERIISSMEAHRFWQYGYFIRPYDPQSPPHTLDDIWPGFAHETHQPPLYYWIAGRLVRWSGLQDAAAQLRLVRWFSALLGAGIVVMAWLAGRGLFPRHPGLAAGTAVFTAGLPMFAFIHAAANNDNLAAFFSAGVFVCGAGALRERLTWGRALGMLSCAVLALLTKRTGFIAPAALALIVLGSLWPWRAG